AACTTCGGAATCCCGACTTCCAAGGATGTTATCCCCCCAAAACGATAACCACCTTTGACCACAACTCAACTACCTGTAATCTGTTCGAAGGTTTTACCGACTTTTTAAGCTACCTGACTTTGTATCCGATGAAAGAAAAAAGTCTTTTACCGGAATCGGCAGTGGTGTTGAACTCCACAAGTAACCTTGAAAAAGCTCTTCCGTTTCTTTCAAAACACGCCCAAATTTACGCTTACCTCGATAACGATGAAGGGGGAAAATCGGCAATGCAGAAACTTAAAAAAATGGGGTTTCCGGTAACCGACTGTTCCAACCTCTATGCAAACGATAACGATTTAAACGACTTTTTGCAGCGGATGATCCGACAAAAACCGGTTAAAAATATCGCAAAATCAAGACGAATGAAATTCTAATTACAGACCATAGCACATCCGAAAACCGGACAAATTGAGATGAAAACAAGGTTAAATTCGTTGAATGAACAACGAAGCACGGATCTCGAAAAATGTAACTAAGCAAGGTTAAATTCGTTGAATGAACAACGAAGCACGGATCTCGAAAAATGTAACTAAGCAAGTTTGTGTTTCGGGCAGCCCGAAACCTTGTTTTTCATCCCGTTGGTCTCCATTTTCACCCATAAACAAGCATAGAAATGACATTAAAAATACCCGCAAATAAAGGCGGTCGTCCCGCCAAAAGTTTAGCCGAAAAACGCAAGTATCGGCTATCGTTAAAACTCAACACGAACGAATATTTTCAACTCAAAAGCAAGGCAAAAATTGCCTGCAAAAATCGGTGCGATTTTCTTCGCGAATTGATTCTATCGAGAGATGTGAAGCAACGATTTTCGTCGGAACAAATCGCCATTCTCCGCAAAATCGGCGGAATGGCAAACAACCTGAACCAACTCGTAAAATTGGCACACGTGCAAGGCGTTTGGTTTGTGGAAACAACGGCGAAAATGCTGATGAGCGAATTGGACGAACTCTTAAAACGCATCCGATTATGACGGCAAAAATCGTAAAAGGAACGAGTTTTTCGGGTGCAGTCGGCTATATGATGAGCAAGAAGGAAAAAGCCGAAATACTGAAAGCCGAAGGCGTCCGAATGGAACCGAAGGAACTCACGGTGAAAAGTTTCGAGATGCAAGCATCGATGCACCCAAACGTGAAGAAACCGGTTTGGCATATCTCGCTCAACTTTTCGGAACAGGATAAGCATAAATTGACCAACGAAAAAATGGTGGAAATAGCCGAAGCCTATCTGCAAAAAATGAACATCAAAAATACGCAGTATCTGATTGTCCGGCATCACGACCGCCAACATCCGCATATCCATCTCTGCATCAACCGCATTGATAACGACGGCAAGCTGATATCGGACAAGAACGAAAAATACCGCAGTACCGGCGTCTGCAAAGAACTGACCAAAGCACACGGTTTATACTTCGCCCCGGGAAAAGAAAACGTAAACCGCGAACGGCTGATCGGAAACGATAAAATCAAGTACGAGATTTACGATGCGTTGCAACGAGCCATTCCCAAAAGCAAAACGTGGGAGGAATTGGAAAAGCAATTGAAAAACGACGGCATCACATTTCAATTTAAAACCGCCGGAAGTACCGACAAAATCCAGGGAATTATCTTCGAAAAAGACGGTTTAAGGATGAGTGGTTCAAAAGTGGACAGGGAATGCAGTTTTTCGAAAATCGACCGGGAAATCAAAGATAACGCCCTTGAAACGATACAGGAATCCGAACGACAATTGGATAATTTGCTGTATAATCAACTATCGCTAACCAACGAAGTAATCGGAGTCATTGACTCGCTTTTCTCATTTCTTGGGGATTCCCTGGGATCGTTTCTCGAACCGAGCAGCCCGCATTACGACGCTACGCTTGCTGACTATATCCTGGCGCTGAAAGCGAGAAAACGACAGGTGCAAAGTCGTATAAAAATCAGCAGAATAAGATAAAAAAATATTTACAAAAACAATAAAAACTAACTCTAAAATCCACAATTTATGACTACAACTAACAACGAAAACATCCTGATGATGTTTGAAGAAATCAACCAAAAGTTGGACAGAACTAACCAACAAATCGAGAAAATCGGACAAAAACAGCCGGAAGAAACAGATAACGAGCAAATATCGGAACTTAAATCGACAATGGAAAGGGTTTACGAAAGCCAATCTGAGAAACTACACGCCATTGAAAACGCCATCCGTACCGAAAAACGTAAAATCGAATTTACACCTACATCCACTTTCGGAATGGCTTTTTTCTTTTCAATGATGTTTATGCTTTTGGCTATGACTGTTTGGAATAATTCGCTAAGAAATCAGAATGCCACGCTTTCGGACAACGATTTGAAATTCCGCTACATCCAAATGATAGGCCACGCCACTGATGAAGAGTTATCCGCCATAGATACTGTTTTTTATTTCAATAGAAACAGCAAGGGAATTAAAACGTTACGCAAACAGGTGGAAACGTTTGAGAAAAATGTGGAAGAGCGGGCGAAGATAATGGAGCGTGAGGAAAGGTTAAAAAGAGAAAAAGAGAAAATTGAAAGTCAACTGAAATACAAGAAATAAAGCTTAAATCGAAGTTAATATGTTAATTATTGCTGTTATTGGCGATTTTTTTAGTATTTGATGCAACATTTTACGAAAAAATTCATCTATTTATTACAGACAACATTTTTATCAACTATATTTGAACAAATTTAAAAGCTGTTCATTTATGAAAACAAAAATCTTATTTCTATTTTTAATCGGCATCTTGTTTGGTTGTAATTCTGATAATATGGATATAAATCTCGCCACAGATGCACCCAATCAAATTCTGATGCTAAAGGTAGATTACACAACGAACACTTTTGAAGGTGGAACCATATTCGGTTTCTCAAAACCAACGGATAATTTTACTATTATAAACGAATACGTAGAACCGAGTGATTTTGGCAATGTTAAACTTATTTACAAAGAATTGAATGAGACTCTATTTGCTGGTACTATTCATTGGATGGGATTAGGCAAAATGACGTTTCCCGAAAAACTTGAACCTGCCAATTCTTTTGAACACGTTAAAACTTACGACCTACGTTATCCAAACGGTTTTGAAGTCGTATTTAATCCGGATAACAGGGAATTGGATTATGGTAAAGCGTGGCAGTCCATTCAGGGTTTGGTAAAAGTGAGAGAGTTTTTAGCCGCTAATCCCGATCAAAAGGCGAAACTGTTTCTGTACACGCCAAGCGTTGGTGCAGGCAATCCAAAAGACTGGTATTGGGTAATTTATTTGAAGAAGTAAATTGCAAAAATTAGTTTCATCCCACTTGCCACAATTTCCGGATAATGTTTTTTGATGTATTCGCGAACAGTTCTCAAAGATTTTGAAAAGCTGTTGTGAACCGTTTGTGTTGTCGTGTTCAGTTCGCCGGCAGTTTCTTTGGCAGGAATATTTTCCAAACGCATCCAAAAGGCATCTTGGTTTAATGTGGAACTGTTTTTCAACGCATCGCGAACAATTTGCAACAACTCTTCTTTTTCGATGTTTTCGTGCGAGGTTAGAGAAGAAACGATATTAGCATCTTCTGCCGGAATAGTTTCGGGAACAGCGATGCGATACATATCGTAAATACGAAAACGCAAGTGTTGTAACATATATACTTTTACACAACCGGTTTTATTCGTACGCAAAATACGCGGGTTTTCCCAAAAAGCAAGCCAGAAATTCTGAACAATATCTTTTGCCACTTCTTTATTATGCACCTTTGATACAACAAAACACAGAACGGTATGACTATACCTTTCATAGAATTGAGAAAAAGCCTTTCTGTCTTTATTCTCAATTGCCTTCAATAATATTTCATCAGAGGTTTGCAATCTGAAACAAAAATAGTAATTTTATCCGTTCTAAACGTTCCGTCGACAACAGAATGAAAGAAGAAAAATTAACGGCTAAGGAAAAAGCGGCAATTACGCGCGATTTGTTCGAACGATATCGCCGGGGAGAAACTTCGCAGACAGAGAATGAAGTCATCGAATCGCTTGAATCTGCCTTTATTCCTAAAAAAGAGTTCGAAATTACCGATGAGTTGATTGATGAATTAAATACCGAAACAACCGATTTTATTTTCCGAAAAATTGAAAACCCCAAAAAACGCAGGCTCTCGCCTATTCTTATTGGCTCGGTGGCGAGTATTGCGTTGTTGGTTATTGGGATATTCGTGTTTTACAAACCGCAATCTCAACAAACTAAAGATAACGAAATACAATATGTTGCAACCGATGCAATCAAAAATATCACCTTATCCGATGGTTCGCAAATCATTTTAAATTCGGGTACCAGGTTACGTGAAAACTCACGGGAAGTGTGGCTTGACGAAGGCGAAGCTTTTTTTAATGTGAAACCTGATGCTAACAACCCATTTGTAGTACACTTACGCAACGATTTAAAAGTACGGGTGCTGGGAACAAGTTTTACGATTCAGACTTACGAAGAATTACCGCTTCAAGAAGTGAGCGTGTTGAGTGGAAAAGTAAATGTTTCCATTCAGAATAGCCCAAGCATAGAACTTATAGCCAACCAACAGGCAATATACAACGTAACCGAAAAAGAACTCTCGAAAAAAACAACAAACAGTGCACAAAAAGCTGCCTGGCGTTCGGGAACAATCGTTTTGGAAAACGGTACGGCAGAAGAGTTGCGCTTGCGCATCCGGCAACTGTACGATAAAAATATTGTTTTCGAAAACCAACCCGAAGCGATGTCCATAAACATAACACTCGACAAAACCGCCGCACTAAACGAAATAGCGGATGAAATAGCCACCTTGTATGATTTATCCTATCAAATTGCGGACGATAAAATAGTTTTCCAATCCCAAAATGCTACGGAACTTCCCTAAAATACTATCTGTAATTTTTGGTTTATTTTTTGTGGGAAACGTATTGGCACAAACCATTTCGTTTCCAAATGAAACTATGCTTTCCCGTATCGAACGTATTGCCGAAGTTGCCAAAGAAACCGGAAAATCCATTACGTATGAGTCGCAATTTTTAACCGATATTTCAGTTCCGCCACTCAAAACCACATCTGTCGACATTGAAACGTGGCTGCGTTTATCACTCGGGAATACACCGCTAACCTATCGTAAAATCAACGCTACACGTTTTGTAATCGTCCGTCGCACCGAAGAAAAACCCGCCTATGGAAACCTGGCGGGCAAAATTACCGACACGTTTGGCGTACCGCTTGCAGGTGCAACCATCGAAGTAAAGAATGCGCAAAAGGGAAGAATGACGGGATTGAATGGCGATTATGCGATGCCGCTTTCCACAGGTGTTTTTGACATTGAAATCCGTTTTTTGGGATATGAACCGATAGAGATTAAATCCGTTAAAATAAACACAAAACAAACAACGCGTTTGGATGTGGCTCTGAAAGAAACAAATGTTTCGCTAAACGAAATCGTTGTTACTCAAATTCCGCCCGAAAACACCATTATCGGCGCATTGCGAGCACAACGAAACACACCTTACGTGAGTGCTGTTCTTGCCGCACAGGAAATAGAACGCTCAGCCGCCAACACCGTTCGCGATGCGCTGCAACTCATTCCGGGTATCGTTACCACCGAAAATAACGGTATTATCGTTCGTGGCGCGGGCGGGCGATGGAATGAAATCGCCATCGACGGGATTCCGATATCCAACTATGATCCGGCGTACAACATTTTTTCTTTCGATTTATTACCCGTTTCACTGGTGGATAATATCCGCTTGTTGAAATCAGCTACCCCCGACATTCCCACGAGTTTCGGTAGCGCAATGACCGATATCGTCACAAAAGACATTCCCGAACGAAATTTCGTGCAACTGAAAGCAGAGCTCCAACAGAATCCGCAAAGTACTTTTCAAAACCAACGCGGACGAAAATACGGCAAATGGGATTTTATTGGATTAGACGACCACAGTCGCGAAATACCGGAAAATGCTACAGAAATTCCTGCCGAACATTTTCGGATTTACGACCGCAAAACACCACCGTCACAACAATATTCCGTAACTATCGGGCGTACACGAACATTATCTGATAACGGCAACCGTTTCGGGTTGTTGTTTTCTCTTTCTTACCAAAACACGCAACGGCAATCGATTATTGAACATACGCAACGTGGCAGATGGAAAAGCATCGTGCAATACACGGGCAATATGAGCGAGAGCCGAAACGCGGGACACACATACGGCTACAACGCGGTTACGGGCGGAATGCTGAACGTGGGATGGCAATTTGCCAAA
This portion of the Petrimonas sulfuriphila genome encodes:
- the mobC gene encoding plasmid mobilization relaxosome protein MobC produces the protein MTLKIPANKGGRPAKSLAEKRKYRLSLKLNTNEYFQLKSKAKIACKNRCDFLRELILSRDVKQRFSSEQIAILRKIGGMANNLNQLVKLAHVQGVWFVETTAKMLMSELDELLKRIRL
- a CDS encoding relaxase/mobilization nuclease domain-containing protein; the protein is MTAKIVKGTSFSGAVGYMMSKKEKAEILKAEGVRMEPKELTVKSFEMQASMHPNVKKPVWHISLNFSEQDKHKLTNEKMVEIAEAYLQKMNIKNTQYLIVRHHDRQHPHIHLCINRIDNDGKLISDKNEKYRSTGVCKELTKAHGLYFAPGKENVNRERLIGNDKIKYEIYDALQRAIPKSKTWEELEKQLKNDGITFQFKTAGSTDKIQGIIFEKDGLRMSGSKVDRECSFSKIDREIKDNALETIQESERQLDNLLYNQLSLTNEVIGVIDSLFSFLGDSLGSFLEPSSPHYDATLADYILALKARKRQVQSRIKISRIR
- a CDS encoding sigma-70 family RNA polymerase sigma factor — translated: MKAIENKDRKAFSQFYERYSHTVLCFVVSKVHNKEVAKDIVQNFWLAFWENPRILRTNKTGCVKVYMLQHLRFRIYDMYRIAVPETIPAEDANIVSSLTSHENIEKEELLQIVRDALKNSSTLNQDAFWMRLENIPAKETAGELNTTTQTVHNSFSKSLRTVREYIKKHYPEIVASGMKLIFAIYFFK
- a CDS encoding FecR domain-containing protein, encoding MKEEKLTAKEKAAITRDLFERYRRGETSQTENEVIESLESAFIPKKEFEITDELIDELNTETTDFIFRKIENPKKRRLSPILIGSVASIALLVIGIFVFYKPQSQQTKDNEIQYVATDAIKNITLSDGSQIILNSGTRLRENSREVWLDEGEAFFNVKPDANNPFVVHLRNDLKVRVLGTSFTIQTYEELPLQEVSVLSGKVNVSIQNSPSIELIANQQAIYNVTEKELSKKTTNSAQKAAWRSGTIVLENGTAEELRLRIRQLYDKNIVFENQPEAMSINITLDKTAALNEIADEIATLYDLSYQIADDKIVFQSQNATELP